The following are from one region of the Bacillota bacterium genome:
- a CDS encoding DUF2892 domain-containing protein, whose amino-acid sequence MKKNVGKIDRIVRAILGVGFVVLSFAVSYWFLIPAVIMIATAIMGVCGLYSLFGINTCKVKNTPNK is encoded by the coding sequence ATGAAAAAAAATGTTGGCAAGATTGATAGAATAGTCCGTGCTATATTAGGTGTTGGATTTGTAGTTTTATCTTTCGCAGTTAGCTATTGGTTTTTAATCCCTGCAGTCATCATGATCGCAACAGCAATCATGGGTGTATGTGGACTTTATTCCTTATTTGGCATTAATACTTGCAAAGTTAAAAATACTCCAAATAAATAA